One region of Ahniella affigens genomic DNA includes:
- the phoB gene encoding phosphate regulon transcriptional regulator PhoB yields MLKQILIVEDETAIRDMVAMAISRAGMSPVHAADVRQAQSAIAEKVPDLILLDWMLPGTSGIDFARRLRRDEMTRDVPIIMLTARGEEDDRVGGLEAGVDDYVVKPFSARELIARIKSVMRRVSGEGQDGSVEFGGLRIDGPAHRVFAGEQPVSIGPTEYRLLYFLMTHPERVYSRAQLLDHIWGGSTYVEERTVDVHIRRLRKTLEPFQREDLVQTVRGSGYRFSATPPLP; encoded by the coding sequence ATGTTGAAGCAAATTCTGATCGTTGAAGACGAAACCGCCATCCGCGACATGGTCGCGATGGCGATCTCACGTGCCGGCATGTCGCCCGTGCACGCCGCCGACGTGCGCCAGGCGCAATCTGCCATCGCCGAAAAGGTCCCGGACTTGATTCTGCTGGACTGGATGCTGCCCGGCACAAGCGGCATCGACTTTGCACGGCGTCTACGCCGGGACGAGATGACCCGCGATGTGCCCATCATCATGCTGACCGCACGCGGCGAGGAAGACGACCGCGTCGGCGGGCTTGAGGCGGGTGTCGACGACTATGTCGTGAAACCCTTCTCGGCACGCGAGCTGATTGCGCGCATCAAGTCCGTCATGCGCCGGGTCAGCGGTGAGGGACAAGATGGCTCGGTCGAATTTGGCGGCTTGCGAATCGATGGCCCTGCGCATCGAGTATTTGCGGGCGAGCAGCCCGTCAGCATTGGTCCGACTGAATACCGTCTGCTGTATTTCCTGATGACGCATCCGGAGCGTGTGTATTCGCGCGCCCAACTGCTCGATCACATCTGGGGCGGCAGCACGTACGTCGAAGAACGCACGGTGGATGTGCACATCCGCCGCCTGCGGAAGACGCTGGAGCCGTTCCAGAGAGAAGACCTCGTCCAGACCGTACGCGGTTCGGGCTATCGTTTTTCAGCCACGCCGCCGCTGCCCTGA